In a single window of the Sediminicoccus sp. KRV36 genome:
- a CDS encoding 4Fe-4S dicluster domain-containing protein produces the protein MTASRIAFVCSCEDTMTLDGRALAKGCAAQGSELRMAEHLCRSQLDRFLAALGENRPMTVACTQEQPLFTQEAEEAGFTAALDFVNIREHAGWGAQGDEAGPKMAGLLASAAVPLPGISLVSMTSQGIALVLGRDAVALEAARALADKLDITVLLTGEEAVTPARRVEFPVLRGRARSATGFLGDFTVTVDDTAAASPASRAAYLWGEGKNGTQSRCDVILDLSGRPALFHETRQGYLRADPGDAAAVARAMAAAGELVGTFDKPRFVNFDQGLCAHSRNKKVGCTRCLDLCPTGAITPSGKDWVNVSNEICAGCGACAAVCPTGAIQYALPTADALARRMRAMLLGFAEAGGRDPILLIHDDAHGEALLDALARHGDGLPARVLPLRVNEVSQLDLSLLVGAFAWGAAGLRLLMPARRGHGTEGVFRNLDYLNAALSGLGLGLGPRALAIETDDPFTLGEALGATAPLRTHWTADSFLPQGAPREVMRQGFRALHSASGAAVTQIAMPAQAPFGIARVAAEGCTLCLACTMVCPTSAFTANPDTPQLRFLEEACVQCGLCAVTCPEKVITLEPRLNFAPEARQPVVVKEEPPAECPSCGKLFGVKSSVERVKAKLTASGHWMFQDPARLAMLDLCEDCRVGAATNAALDPYATTERPRAKTTEDFLREAERAKKLN, from the coding sequence ATGACCGCATCGCGCATCGCCTTCGTCTGTTCCTGCGAGGATACGATGACGCTGGATGGCCGCGCCCTGGCCAAGGGCTGCGCCGCCCAGGGCAGCGAATTGCGCATGGCCGAGCATCTCTGCCGCAGCCAGCTGGACCGATTCCTGGCCGCCCTCGGCGAAAACCGGCCGATGACGGTGGCCTGCACCCAGGAACAGCCGCTGTTCACCCAGGAGGCGGAGGAGGCCGGCTTCACCGCCGCGCTGGATTTCGTGAATATCCGCGAGCATGCCGGCTGGGGCGCCCAGGGGGATGAGGCCGGGCCGAAGATGGCCGGGCTCCTGGCCTCGGCCGCGGTGCCGCTGCCGGGCATTTCGCTGGTGTCCATGACCAGCCAGGGCATCGCGCTGGTCCTGGGGCGGGACGCCGTGGCGCTGGAGGCGGCGCGCGCCCTCGCGGACAAGCTCGACATCACGGTGCTGCTGACGGGCGAGGAGGCGGTGACGCCGGCCCGCCGCGTCGAATTCCCCGTGCTGCGTGGCCGCGCGCGCTCGGCCACCGGGTTTCTCGGCGATTTCACGGTGACCGTGGATGACACGGCCGCGGCCTCCCCCGCCTCCCGCGCGGCCTATCTCTGGGGCGAGGGCAAGAATGGCACGCAAAGCCGCTGCGATGTGATCCTGGACCTCTCCGGCCGGCCTGCGCTGTTCCACGAGACGCGCCAGGGCTATCTGCGCGCCGACCCGGGCGATGCCGCCGCCGTCGCCCGCGCCATGGCGGCGGCCGGGGAACTGGTCGGCACCTTCGACAAGCCGCGCTTCGTGAATTTCGACCAGGGGCTGTGCGCGCATAGCCGGAACAAGAAAGTCGGCTGCACCCGCTGCCTCGATCTTTGCCCGACTGGCGCCATCACCCCATCGGGCAAGGATTGGGTGAATGTCTCGAACGAGATCTGCGCCGGCTGCGGCGCATGTGCCGCCGTCTGCCCGACCGGCGCCATCCAATACGCGCTTCCCACCGCTGATGCCCTGGCGCGGCGCATGCGCGCCATGCTGCTGGGCTTCGCCGAGGCCGGTGGGCGCGATCCCATCCTGCTGATCCATGACGATGCCCATGGCGAGGCGCTGCTGGACGCTCTGGCCCGGCATGGGGATGGCCTGCCCGCCCGCGTGCTGCCGCTGCGGGTGAATGAGGTGAGCCAGCTGGATCTCTCGCTGCTGGTGGGCGCCTTTGCCTGGGGGGCGGCGGGGCTGCGCCTGCTGATGCCGGCGCGGCGTGGCCATGGCACGGAGGGCGTGTTTCGCAATCTGGATTATCTCAACGCGGCGCTGTCCGGCCTCGGCCTCGGCCTCGGCCCGCGCGCCCTGGCGATCGAGACGGATGATCCCTTCACCCTGGGCGAGGCGCTGGGCGCCACCGCGCCGCTGCGCACCCACTGGACCGCCGACAGCTTCCTGCCCCAGGGCGCCCCGCGCGAGGTGATGCGCCAGGGCTTCCGTGCCCTGCACAGCGCCAGCGGCGCGGCCGTCACGCAGATCGCCATGCCGGCGCAGGCACCCTTCGGCATCGCGCGGGTGGCGGCCGAGGGCTGCACCCTGTGCCTCGCCTGCACCATGGTCTGCCCGACCTCCGCCTTCACCGCCAATCCGGACACGCCGCAGCTGCGCTTCCTGGAGGAGGCCTGCGTGCAATGCGGCCTCTGCGCCGTGACCTGCCCGGAAAAGGTGATCACGCTGGAGCCGCGCCTGAACTTCGCGCCCGAGGCGAGGCAACCCGTGGTGGTCAAGGAAGAGCCGCCCGCCGAGTGCCCTTCCTGCGGGAAGCTGTTCGGCGTGAAGTCGAGCGTGGAGCGGGTGAAGGCGAAGCTCACCGCCAGCGGCCACTGGATGTTCCAGGACCCCGCGCGGCTGGCCATGCTCGATCTTTGCGAGGATTGCCGGGTGGGTGCGGCGACCAATGCCGCACTCGACCCCTATGCCACCACGGAACGCCCCAGGGCCAAGACGACCGAGGATTTCCTGCGCGAGGCGGAGCGGGCGAAGAAGCTGAATTGA
- the rnhA gene encoding ribonuclease HI — protein MTEAPQRVEIWTDGGCKPNPGPGGWAAILRFGEVTRELTGAEPATTNNRMELTAACAALEALKRPCRVVVHTDSEYVRNGMERWIKGWVRNNWRNAAKDPVKNFELWQRLLAAAKPHEVEWLWVRGHSGNPMNERADELATQAREALG, from the coding sequence ATGACCGAGGCGCCGCAACGCGTGGAAATCTGGACGGATGGCGGCTGCAAGCCCAATCCCGGCCCGGGCGGCTGGGCGGCCATTCTCCGCTTCGGCGAGGTCACCCGCGAACTCACCGGCGCCGAGCCGGCCACGACGAATAACCGCATGGAACTCACCGCCGCCTGTGCCGCGCTGGAGGCGCTGAAACGCCCCTGCCGCGTGGTGGTGCACACCGACAGCGAATATGTGCGCAACGGCATGGAGCGCTGGATCAAGGGCTGGGTGCGCAACAACTGGCGCAACGCGGCCAAGGACCCGGTGAAGAATTTCGAGCTGTGGCAGCGCCTGCTGGCCGCCGCCAAGCCGCATGAGGTGGAGTGGCTCTGGGTGCGCGGCCATTCGGGCAACCCAATGAATGAGCGCGCGGATGAATTGGCGACGCAGGCGCGGGAAGCGCTGGGTTAA
- a CDS encoding homoserine kinase — MAVYTEVSDEALRAFLAEYEIGGLLAFRGIAEGVENSNYALKTDAGDFVLTLYEKRVEPRELPWFLGLMRHLVAHGISAPAPVAGRDGEALRQLAGRPAAICTFLPGVWPRRVRPEHCGPLGAALAGLHLAGRGFDEIRPNGLGPAAWPPLLERCRADGEAVQPGLIAELDAALAGILAAWPQPGALPVGQIHADLFPDNVFFLEEAGVPRVSGLIDFYFACTDLLAYDVAVCLNAWCFEADRSFNVTKARALLRGYSALRPLSPAEMAALPVLCRGAALRFLLTRLYDWVNTPPGAMVTRKDPLEYLHKLRLFGHATGPEAIGA, encoded by the coding sequence GTGGCGGTCTACACCGAAGTTTCCGATGAGGCGCTGCGCGCCTTCCTGGCGGAGTACGAGATCGGCGGATTGCTGGCGTTTCGCGGCATCGCCGAGGGGGTTGAGAATTCCAACTACGCGCTGAAGACCGATGCGGGCGATTTCGTGCTCACGCTGTACGAAAAGCGGGTGGAGCCCCGCGAATTGCCCTGGTTCCTCGGCTTGATGCGGCATCTGGTCGCGCATGGGATTTCGGCCCCCGCCCCGGTGGCGGGGCGCGATGGCGAGGCGCTGCGCCAATTGGCCGGCCGTCCGGCGGCGATCTGCACCTTTCTCCCCGGCGTCTGGCCGCGCCGTGTCCGGCCCGAGCATTGCGGCCCACTGGGGGCTGCCCTGGCCGGGCTGCACCTGGCCGGAAGGGGCTTTGACGAGATTCGCCCGAACGGGCTGGGCCCCGCCGCCTGGCCCCCGCTGCTGGAACGATGCCGGGCAGATGGCGAAGCGGTGCAGCCCGGCCTGATCGCCGAGCTGGATGCGGCGCTGGCCGGCATTCTCGCTGCCTGGCCGCAACCCGGCGCGCTGCCGGTCGGGCAGATTCACGCCGATCTCTTCCCCGACAATGTCTTCTTCCTGGAGGAAGCCGGCGTGCCGCGCGTCTCGGGGCTGATTGATTTCTATTTCGCCTGCACGGACCTGCTTGCCTATGACGTCGCGGTCTGCCTGAACGCCTGGTGCTTCGAGGCGGATCGCAGCTTCAACGTGACCAAGGCGCGCGCCCTGCTGCGTGGCTATTCGGCGCTGCGCCCGCTCTCACCCGCGGAGATGGCGGCCCTGCCGGTGCTCTGCCGCGGGGCGGCGCTGCGCTTTTTGCTGACGCGCCTCTATGACTGGGTGAACACGCCGCCGGGCGCCATGGTCACGCGCAAGGACCCGCTGGAATACCTGCACAAGCTGCGCCTCTTTGGCCATGCGACTGGCCCCGAGGCGATCGGCGCATGA
- the ispH gene encoding 4-hydroxy-3-methylbut-2-enyl diphosphate reductase: MAAKPSLHVILAGPRGFCAGVDRAIKIVEEALKRHGAPVYVRHEIVHNRFVVEALERQGAVFVEELDEIPDDGQPVVFSAHGVPKSIPTEAQRRDMFFLDATCPLVSKVHREAEHHFSRRRHIFLIGHAGHPEVIGTMGQLPEGAVTLVEDEAQAQSVMPPEGASLAFITQTTLSVDDTAEIVRTLQSRFPEISAPAKEDICYATTNRQAAVKEIAPQVDMMIVVGAPNSSNSVRLVEVAGRAGCAKSVMVQRGRDLDLATVQGVARIGITAGASAPEVLVEEVIERLREGYDLTIQEIVVAEEKIIFKLPAALATA, translated from the coding sequence ATGGCCGCAAAGCCCTCGCTTCATGTCATTCTCGCCGGCCCGCGCGGATTTTGCGCCGGCGTGGACCGCGCGATCAAGATCGTCGAGGAGGCGCTGAAGCGCCACGGCGCGCCGGTCTATGTGCGGCACGAGATCGTGCACAACCGCTTCGTGGTCGAGGCCCTGGAACGCCAGGGCGCCGTCTTCGTCGAGGAGCTGGACGAAATCCCCGATGACGGCCAGCCCGTCGTCTTCTCGGCGCATGGCGTCCCCAAATCCATCCCGACCGAAGCCCAGCGGCGGGACATGTTCTTCCTCGACGCCACCTGCCCCCTGGTCAGCAAGGTGCATCGCGAGGCGGAGCATCATTTCTCCCGCCGGCGGCACATCTTCCTGATCGGCCATGCGGGCCACCCCGAGGTGATCGGCACCATGGGGCAATTGCCCGAGGGCGCCGTCACCCTGGTCGAGGATGAGGCGCAGGCGCAGAGCGTCATGCCGCCGGAGGGCGCCTCGCTCGCCTTCATCACCCAGACGACGCTTTCGGTGGATGACACGGCCGAGATCGTGCGCACGCTGCAATCGCGCTTTCCGGAGATCTCGGCCCCCGCGAAGGAGGATATCTGCTACGCGACGACCAATCGCCAGGCGGCGGTGAAGGAAATCGCGCCGCAGGTGGATATGATGATCGTGGTCGGCGCGCCCAATTCCTCCAACTCGGTGCGCCTGGTCGAGGTCGCCGGCCGGGCGGGCTGCGCCAAGTCGGTGATGGTGCAGCGCGGCCGGGACCTCGATCTCGCGACGGTGCAGGGCGTGGCACGCATCGGCATCACGGCGGGCGCGAGTGCGCCCGAAGTGCTGGTGGAGGAAGTGATCGAGCGGCTGCGCGAAGGCTACGACCTCACCATCCAGGAAATCGTGGTGGCGGAGGAGAAGATCATCTTCAAGCTTCCGGCAGCCCTCGCCACGGCCTGA
- a CDS encoding tripartite tricarboxylate transporter substrate-binding protein gives MITRRATFALPLLATPALLATPALAQGNFPTRSLTLMIPFAAGGPTDMIGRLVAEGMSKDLGQPVAVENVTGAGGTIAAARVAASRPDGHTMLLHHIGLAAAATLYRQLPFSIERGLAPLGVVSHTGMTLVARPDFPATDLAGYMAQLRERGDALNLGHSGLGGSNQLCGMLLQHAAGRSATTIVFRGSAPAMTEMMAGRLDISCDQATVTAPFLRDNRIKGYAVTLPERIPGLDLPTTREQGVDLIMSAWHGLYAAAGTPVEIQARLSQAMRAALREDRLRARYAETLTTVAAESEADPAHHTRFLASEIARLRPLILAAGQFAD, from the coding sequence ATGATCACCCGCCGCGCGACATTCGCCCTGCCTCTTCTGGCCACGCCCGCTCTTCTCGCGACCCCCGCCCTGGCGCAGGGCAATTTCCCGACACGCTCCCTGACCCTGATGATCCCCTTCGCCGCCGGCGGCCCGACGGACATGATCGGGCGCCTGGTGGCCGAGGGCATGTCGAAGGATCTGGGCCAGCCCGTCGCGGTCGAGAATGTGACGGGGGCCGGTGGGACCATCGCAGCGGCGCGCGTCGCGGCCTCCCGCCCGGATGGGCACACGATGCTGCTGCACCATATCGGCCTCGCTGCCGCCGCCACGCTCTATCGCCAATTGCCCTTCAGCATCGAGCGCGGCCTGGCCCCGCTGGGCGTTGTCTCGCATACGGGCATGACGCTGGTGGCGCGGCCGGATTTCCCGGCGACCGACCTCGCCGGCTACATGGCCCAGCTGCGTGAGCGCGGCGATGCGCTCAACCTCGGCCACAGCGGCCTGGGCGGTTCCAACCAGCTGTGCGGCATGCTGCTGCAACATGCGGCGGGGCGGAGTGCCACCACCATCGTCTTCCGCGGCTCGGCACCCGCCATGACGGAAATGATGGCCGGCCGCCTGGATATCAGCTGCGACCAGGCGACGGTCACCGCCCCCTTCCTGCGCGACAACCGCATCAAGGGCTATGCCGTCACCCTGCCCGAGCGGATCCCCGGCCTCGATCTGCCCACAACGCGCGAGCAGGGCGTGGACCTCATCATGTCCGCATGGCACGGGCTCTATGCCGCCGCCGGCACGCCGGTCGAAATCCAGGCGCGGCTGTCCCAGGCGATGCGCGCCGCCCTGCGCGAGGACCGGCTGCGCGCGCGCTACGCCGAGACGCTGACGACCGTGGCCGCCGAAAGCGAGGCGGACCCCGCGCATCACACGCGATTCCTCGCGAGCGAGATCGCGCGCTTGCGGCCGCTCATCCTGGCGGCGGGGCAATTCGCGGATTGA
- a CDS encoding carboxymuconolactone decarboxylase family protein — translation MARVRSIPSAELPPDLAAIYEDFAGQYGPFRNQVAVIAHVPAALRHLMPLLMELRTAATLPKRYLEIAIVVVSRLNECHYCVAHHKPFLMVAGVSAEAVDRIMEAELPAEFDAVDRLVIAYAKVAWETPNRVTARMHEALLEHFTEAQIVELTLRITLCGFFNRFNDALQIEEEAELHA, via the coding sequence ATGGCCCGCGTGCGTTCCATCCCCTCGGCCGAATTGCCGCCCGATCTGGCCGCGATCTACGAGGATTTCGCCGGCCAGTATGGCCCCTTCCGCAACCAGGTCGCGGTCATCGCGCATGTGCCGGCGGCGCTGCGCCACCTCATGCCGCTGCTGATGGAATTGCGCACGGCGGCGACGCTGCCCAAGCGCTACCTGGAGATCGCCATCGTCGTCGTCTCGCGGTTGAACGAGTGCCATTACTGCGTGGCGCATCACAAGCCCTTCCTGATGGTGGCCGGCGTCTCGGCCGAGGCGGTGGACCGCATCATGGAGGCCGAGCTTCCCGCTGAATTCGACGCAGTGGACCGCCTGGTCATCGCCTATGCCAAAGTGGCGTGGGAGACGCCCAACCGGGTCACCGCACGGATGCATGAGGCGCTGCTGGAGCATTTCACCGAGGCGCAGATCGTCGAGCTCACGCTGCGCATCACGCTCTGCGGCTTCTTCAACCGCTTCAACGATGCGCTGCAGATCGAGGAGGAGGCCGAGCTCCACGCCTGA
- a CDS encoding helix-turn-helix transcriptional regulator, translating to MNPKIWTLKEAAAFLRLSERALYELARARRLPSALIGGKWIFPAEALRRWVAAQAEAGGRPAPPAILAGSHDPLLDWAVRQSGCGLALRAGGSLDGLDALAAGHALAASLHLRDAEGGGFNEAAVRAAMPGAPLVGITWAWREQGLITPPGNPAGLTAIADLARPGLRVMGRQPRAGSHVLLVGLLSDAGVALRDIAFLPEPALAEDEVAAAVLAGAADIGFGIRAEALRAGLGFVPLIRERFDLVMHRREAFELAMQGLLAFARTPLFAERAARMGGYDVTATGRVAFNL from the coding sequence GTGAACCCCAAGATCTGGACCCTGAAGGAAGCCGCCGCCTTCCTGCGCCTCTCCGAACGCGCGCTGTATGAGCTGGCGCGGGCCCGGCGCCTGCCCTCGGCGCTGATCGGCGGCAAATGGATCTTCCCGGCCGAGGCGCTGCGCCGCTGGGTGGCGGCCCAGGCCGAGGCGGGCGGCCGCCCCGCCCCGCCCGCCATCCTGGCCGGCAGCCATGATCCGCTGCTGGATTGGGCGGTGCGGCAATCGGGCTGCGGGCTTGCCCTGCGCGCCGGCGGCAGCCTGGACGGGCTGGATGCGCTGGCAGCGGGCCACGCCCTCGCCGCCTCGCTGCATCTGCGCGATGCGGAGGGCGGCGGCTTCAATGAAGCGGCGGTGCGGGCCGCCATGCCCGGCGCGCCGCTGGTCGGCATCACCTGGGCCTGGCGCGAGCAGGGGCTGATCACCCCGCCGGGCAATCCGGCCGGACTCACCGCCATCGCCGATCTCGCCCGCCCCGGCCTGCGGGTCATGGGACGGCAGCCGCGCGCCGGCAGCCATGTGCTGCTGGTGGGCTTGCTCAGCGATGCGGGCGTCGCCCTGCGCGACATCGCCTTCCTGCCCGAGCCGGCACTGGCCGAGGATGAGGTCGCCGCCGCCGTCCTGGCCGGTGCCGCCGATATCGGCTTCGGCATCCGCGCCGAGGCGCTGCGCGCAGGCCTCGGCTTCGTGCCCCTGATCCGCGAACGCTTCGACCTGGTGATGCATCGGCGCGAGGCGTTCGAGCTTGCCATGCAAGGCCTGCTCGCCTTCGCGCGCACGCCGCTCTTTGCCGAACGCGCCGCGCGCATGGGCGGCTATGACGTGACGGCGACGGGCCGCGTCGCCTTCAACCTGTGA
- a CDS encoding ABC transporter permease, producing the protein MGDLGSAFQQAMGLVVAGDPALWRIIMLSLGVSLTATLIAACIGLPLGALLAISRFPGRQGLLVALNALMGLPPVVAGLLIYLLLSRSGPLGPLGLLFTPTAMVIAQAVLIMPILAALARQVLEGLWEEYAEQLRSLGAGPWRSIGTLLRDGRLALLTVLLAGFGRASAEVGAVMVVGGNIEGFTRVMTTAIALETSKGDLPLALALGLVLMAIVLGVNAAAQWLRQASAQWSG; encoded by the coding sequence ATGGGGGATCTCGGCAGCGCGTTTCAGCAGGCGATGGGCCTGGTCGTCGCCGGTGATCCGGCGCTGTGGCGCATCATCATGCTCAGCCTGGGCGTGTCGCTGACGGCAACCCTGATCGCGGCCTGCATCGGCCTGCCGCTGGGTGCGCTGCTCGCCATCTCGCGCTTTCCCGGGCGGCAGGGGCTGCTGGTGGCGCTGAACGCGCTGATGGGCCTGCCGCCCGTGGTGGCCGGGCTGCTGATCTACCTGCTGCTGTCCCGCTCTGGCCCGCTCGGTCCGCTCGGGCTGTTGTTTACGCCGACGGCCATGGTGATCGCGCAGGCGGTGCTGATCATGCCCATCCTGGCCGCGCTGGCCCGCCAGGTGCTGGAAGGCCTGTGGGAGGAATATGCGGAGCAGTTGCGCTCCCTCGGCGCGGGGCCGTGGCGCTCCATCGGCACGCTGCTGCGCGACGGGCGCCTGGCTCTGCTGACCGTGCTGCTGGCCGGGTTTGGCCGCGCCTCGGCCGAGGTCGGGGCCGTGATGGTGGTGGGCGGCAATATCGAGGGCTTCACCCGCGTCATGACCACCGCCATCGCGCTGGAAACCAGCAAGGGCGATCTGCCGCTGGCGCTGGCCCTCGGGCTTGTGCTCATGGCCATCGTGCTCGGCGTGAACGCGGCGGCGCAATGGCTGCGCCAGGCCTCCGCCCAATGGTCTGGCTAG
- a CDS encoding ATP-binding cassette domain-containing protein: MSGPVLCAEGLGFSARGVTILEDVSFTLTAGAPSLIIGPNGAGKSVLLRLLHRLLAPGAGSIATAGLGRQAMVFQKPVLLRRSVAQNIAHALSLAGMAGPARIVAALEEVGLPHLADRPARKLSGGEQQRVALARALALRPEILFLDEPTASLDPAATRAVEAIVTRAAARGVKIVMTTHDLHQARRLAGEILLLHRGRLVEQAPAATFFAHPRTTAAQAFLRGDILE, from the coding sequence ATGAGCGGGCCCGTTCTCTGCGCCGAGGGGTTGGGGTTCTCCGCCCGTGGCGTGACGATCCTGGAGGATGTCAGCTTCACGCTGACCGCGGGCGCGCCGAGCCTGATCATCGGGCCGAATGGCGCCGGCAAGTCCGTGCTGCTGCGCCTGCTGCACCGGCTGCTGGCGCCAGGGGCGGGCAGCATCGCCACCGCCGGGCTCGGCCGGCAGGCCATGGTGTTCCAGAAGCCGGTGCTGCTGCGGCGCAGCGTGGCGCAGAACATCGCCCATGCGCTCTCGCTCGCGGGCATGGCCGGGCCCGCGCGGATCGTCGCGGCGCTGGAGGAGGTGGGCCTCCCTCACTTGGCCGACCGTCCAGCGCGCAAGCTTTCGGGCGGCGAGCAGCAGCGCGTGGCGCTGGCCCGGGCGCTCGCGCTGCGGCCGGAGATCTTGTTCCTCGATGAACCCACGGCCAGCCTTGATCCGGCCGCGACCCGCGCGGTGGAGGCCATTGTCACCCGCGCGGCGGCGCGCGGCGTGAAGATCGTCATGACCACGCATGACCTGCATCAGGCGCGCCGGCTGGCTGGCGAAATCCTGCTGCTGCATCGCGGCCGGCTGGTCGAGCAGGCGCCGGCCGCAACCTTCTTCGCCCATCCCCGCACCACTGCCGCCCAGGCCTTCCTGCGCGGCGACATCCTGGAGTGA
- a CDS encoding substrate-binding domain-containing protein, translating into MLRRSLLALTLLATPAIAQERVITISSTTSTEQSGLFGHILPLFREATGITARVVALGTGQALDVGRRGDADVVLVHDRAAEERFVAEGFATRRQHVMFNDFVIIGPAADPARIAGSRDSVAALRRIAEARAPFISRGDRSGTHAAELRLWQMAGVDPVPGRGAWYREVGQGMGPALNTAAAQDAYLLADRGTWLAFRNRQGLRILTEGDTRLFNQYGVMLVNPARHGHVKAADGQAFVDWITSPAGQAAIAGYRIHGEQLFFPNAAQPEPVS; encoded by the coding sequence ATGCTTCGCCGTTCCCTGCTGGCGCTGACGCTGCTGGCAACACCCGCCATCGCGCAGGAGCGGGTGATCACCATCAGCAGCACCACCAGCACCGAGCAATCGGGGCTGTTCGGCCATATCCTGCCCCTGTTCCGGGAGGCGACCGGCATCACCGCCCGCGTCGTCGCACTCGGCACCGGCCAGGCGCTGGATGTAGGGCGGCGCGGCGATGCGGATGTGGTCCTGGTGCATGACCGCGCGGCGGAGGAGCGCTTCGTGGCCGAGGGTTTCGCGACGCGCCGCCAGCATGTGATGTTCAACGACTTCGTGATCATCGGCCCCGCCGCCGATCCGGCGCGCATTGCGGGCTCACGCGATTCGGTCGCCGCGCTGCGCCGCATCGCCGAGGCGCGCGCGCCCTTCATCAGCCGGGGCGACCGCAGCGGCACCCATGCGGCCGAACTGCGCCTTTGGCAGATGGCGGGGGTGGACCCGGTGCCGGGCCGTGGCGCCTGGTATCGCGAGGTGGGCCAGGGCATGGGGCCGGCCTTGAACACGGCCGCCGCGCAGGACGCCTATCTCCTGGCGGATCGCGGCACCTGGCTGGCCTTTCGCAACCGGCAGGGGCTGCGCATCCTCACCGAGGGCGATACGCGGCTGTTCAACCAATATGGCGTGATGCTGGTGAACCCGGCCCGGCACGGCCATGTGAAGGCCGCCGATGGGCAGGCCTTTGTGGACTGGATCACCTCGCCGGCCGGGCAGGCCGCGATTGCCGGCTACCGGATCCATGGCGAGCAGCTGTTCTTTCCGAATGCGGCGCAGCCGGAGCCGGTGTCCTAG
- a CDS encoding aspartate/glutamate racemase family protein: MKLLLLNGNTDPTITERMAQGARRMCPHEIIPVTARFGARYIASRAAAAVAAHAVLDALAAEIGRDNRQGFDAAIIGCFGDPGLEAARECFPIPIIGMADSAILAALRVSPRVSVLTGGAAWVPMLEEFFLLRGHGPDRVRVAAIPPTGDMIAREPERAAGLLAETARGEIARGAGVILLGGAGLVGLDALVAPNLPVPVLDGLRCAIEAAETATAARALGGIAPSVGLSEHLAAALVG, encoded by the coding sequence ATGAAGCTTCTCCTCCTCAACGGCAACACCGATCCCACCATCACCGAGCGCATGGCCCAGGGCGCCCGCCGGATGTGCCCGCATGAGATCATTCCCGTGACGGCCCGTTTCGGCGCCCGCTACATCGCGTCGCGCGCTGCGGCAGCCGTTGCCGCGCATGCCGTGCTGGATGCGCTGGCGGCCGAGATCGGGCGCGACAACCGCCAGGGCTTCGACGCCGCCATCATCGGCTGCTTCGGCGATCCCGGGCTGGAGGCGGCGCGCGAATGCTTCCCCATCCCCATCATCGGCATGGCGGATAGTGCCATCCTGGCCGCTCTGCGCGTGTCACCCCGCGTCTCCGTGCTGACGGGCGGCGCCGCCTGGGTGCCGATGCTGGAGGAATTCTTCCTGCTCCGCGGCCATGGGCCCGACCGCGTGCGCGTCGCCGCCATCCCGCCCACTGGCGACATGATCGCCCGCGAGCCGGAGCGCGCCGCCGGGCTGCTGGCCGAAACCGCGCGCGGCGAGATCGCCCGTGGCGCGGGGGTGATCCTGCTGGGCGGGGCGGGGCTGGTGGGGCTGGATGCGCTGGTCGCGCCCAACCTGCCCGTGCCGGTGCTAGATGGGCTGCGCTGCGCCATCGAGGCGGCGGAAACCGCGACGGCGGCCCGGGCCCTGGGCGGGATCGCCCCAAGCGTCGGATTGTCAGAGCACCTTGCGGCGGCGCTGGTGGGATAG